The Arcobacter sp. CECT 8986 DNA segment ACAGATGGTAAAGTTGACATTTTTGTTGCTGCTATTGGTACTGGTGGAACATTAACAGGAACTGGTGAGATTTTAAAACAACACAACCCTGATATTAAAATCATTGCAGTTGAGCCTGAAGCTTCTCCTGTATTAAGTGGTGGTAAACCAGGTCCACATAAAATTCAAGGTATTGGTGCTGGATTTGTTCCAGATGTATTAGATACTAAACTTTATGATGAAGTTGTAACAGTATCAAATGATGATGCAATCGAAAGTTCAAGAAGATTAGCTAAAGAAGAAGGTTTATTAGTTGGTGTTTCTGCTGGTGCAAATGTAAAAGTAGCACAAGATATCGCATCAAGACCAGAAAATAAAGGTAAAACAATTGTAACAATCCTTTGTGATACAGGTGAAAGATACTTAAGTTCTGGATTATATGAATATGATGATGAGTAAAATACTCATCCTCATATGAATTAGCTTTAAACCATATGAGGAAATAAAAAAATGCATGAAAAACCCTACAGATCAATAGTAAAATCACTATCATGGAGAACATTGGGTACAATGGATACTATGATTATCTCTTATTTTATTACTGGTAATTTTGTTATGGCAGCATCTATTGGCTCTATCGAAGTTTTTACAAAGATGGTTTTATATTATTTTCATGAAAGAGCTTGGAATAAAATTCCACTTGGTAGAATAGAACCAACACAAAATGATTATCAAATTTAGGTAGAAAAATGGAAATTATTAATAAATTAAATGAAGAATTAAAAGATGTTTCAACATTAGAAGTGATTGAGTATTTTTTAAAAGAGTACAAAGATAAAATTGCACTAGCTTCAAGTTTAGGAGCTGAAGATCAAGTTTTAACGGATATGATTTTAAAAACAGATAAAGATGCGAAAATTTTCACTTTAGATACAGGAAGATTAAATCCAGAAACATACAATGTAATGGATGCAACAAATCTAAAATATTCAGTAAAACTTGATGTTTATTTTCCGAAGTTAGAAAATGTTGAAAACTTATATAAAACTCAAGGTGTAAATGGTCACTTTGAAAGTATAGATAATAGAAAAAACTGCTGTAAAATAAGAAAAATCGAACCTTTAAAAAGAGCATTAAAAGGACTTGATGTTTGGTTTACTGGACTTAGAAGTTCTCAAAGTGTTACAAGAGAAGAGATGAAATTAGTTGAATGGGATGAAGCTTTTGGTTTAATCAAAGTGAACCCTTTAATTAATTGGAGTGAAGATGATGTTTGGACATATATCAAAGAAAATAGTGTTCCTTATAACAAACTTCATGACCAAGGATATCCAAGTATTGGATGTGCACCCTGTACCAGAGCCGTTAAGGACGGTGAAGATATTAGAGCCGGAAGATGGTGGTGGGAGAACCCTGAACACAAAGAGTGTGGTTTACATAAAAAATAGTTGATATTTTCAAACCTTTAATTTGGAATATATTTAAAAGTTTATTTGATGGAGAGATTATGTTAGATACGAAAAGATTAACTCACTTAAAACAATTAGAAGCTGAGTCAATTCATATTATTAGAGAAGTTGTAGCAGAATTTAATAACCCTGCAATGCTTTATTCAATTGGTAAAGATTCTGCTGTGATGCTTCACTTAGCAATCAAAGCCTTTGCTCCTGCAAAGTTACCTTTCCCTTTACTTCATGTTGATACGACATGGAAATTTAAAGAGATGATTGAGTTTAGAGATAAAAGAGCAAAAGAGCTTGGTGTTGAATTACTTGTTCATATTAATCAAGATGGTGTTAAACAAGGTGTAGGGCCTTTTACTCATGGTAGTGCAGTTCATACAGATATTATGAAAACACAAGGTTTAAAACAAGCATTAAACAAATATAAATTTGATGCAGTTTTTGGTGGAGCTAGACGTGATGAAGAGAAAAGTAGAGCAAAAGAGAGAATCTACTCATTTAGAGATAAAAATCACAGATGGGACCCAAAAAACCAAAGACCTGAACTTTGGAATATCTATAATGGAAGAGTTCACAAAGATGAATCAATAAGAGTATTTCCTCTTTCAAACTGGACAGAGTTAGATATTTGGCAATATATCTATTTAGAACAAATTCCTATTGTTCCTTTATATTTTGCTAAAAAAAGACCTGTTGTTGTAAAAGATGGTGTAAAAATCATGGTAGATGATGACAGAATGCCTATTGAAGAAGGTGAAGAGATTAAAGAAGAGATGGTTAGATTTAGAACCTTAGGTTGTTATCCATTAACTGGTGCAGTAGATAGTTCAGCAACTACTTTACCTGAAATTATCCAAGAGATGTTACTTACTAAAACAAGTGAGAGACAAGGAAGAGTTATTGACCAAGACCAAGCAGGGTCAATGGAAAAGAAAAAAATAGAGGGGTATTTTTAAGATGTCACATCAATCAGATTTAATAGAATCAAATATTGAACAATATTTAAAAGAACATGAAAATAAAGAGTTATTAAAATTTATTACTTGTGGTAGTGTTGATGATGGTAAATCAACTCTAATTGGTAGACTTTTACATGATTCAAAAATGATTTTCGAAGACCAATTAGCAGCAATAAAAAGAGACTCTAAAAAAACAAATACAACTGATAAAGAGTTTGACTTAGCACTATTAGTTGATGGATTACAAAGTGAAAGAGAACAAGGTATTACTATTGATGTAGCATACAGATATTTTAGTACTGATAAAAGAAAATTTATTATTGCGGATACTCCAGGTCATGAACAATATACAAGAAACATGGCAACTGGTGCATCAACTGCAGATTTAGCAATTATTTTAATTGATGCTAGATATGGAGTTCAAACACAAACAAAAAGACACTCATTTATTACTAAACTATTAGGTATTAAAAATATCGTAGTTGCTGTTAATAAAATGGACTTAGTTGATTTTAGTGAAGATAGATTCAATGAAATCAAAAAAGATTATGTTGAGTTTGCAAAAGAGTTAGGACTTGAAAATATTATATTAGTTCCTATTTCTGCACTTAATGGAGATAATGTAGTTAACAGAAGTAAATTATCACCTTGGTACAAAGGTGAAACTCTAATGAGTACACTTGAAACTATTGAAATTTCGAAAGATAGAGATTTAGCTCACTTTAGAATGCCTGTTCAATATGTAAATAGACCAAACTTAGACTTTAGAGGTTTTTGTGGGACAATTGCTTCTGGTGTAATTTCAGTAGGAGATGAAATAACTGTTCTTCCTTCTGGTAAAACATCAAAAGTAAAAGAGATTGTTACATATGAAGGTAATTTAGAGTATGCATATGTAGAACAAGCAATTACATTAACATTAGAAGATGAAATAGATATTAGTAGAGGTGATATCATTGTAAAAAGTGATGAGCAACCAAATCATGCTAGTAGCTTAGATGTTGATGTTGTATGGATGAGTGATGAGCCTTTAACAAAAGGAAAATCTTATTATATTAAAAGAGCAACAACTTTTACTTCAGGTAGTGTTGAGTCATTTTATTACAAAACTGATGTTAATACTCTTGAAAAAGATGAAAATGCAAGTGTATTAAATCTAAATGAAATTGCTCATGTAAAATTAAACCTAGAACAAGAAGTGGCATTTGATTCTTATGAAAAAAATAAAACTATGGGAAGTTTTATAATCATTGATAGAATTACAAATAATACTGTTGGTGCAGGTATGATAAGAAATAAATCAAAAGAGCAATCAAAAACTGAATCTAACTACTCTGATTTTGAGATTGAATTCAATGCTTTAGTTAGAAAACACTTTCCTCATTGGGATGCAAAAGTTATAAAATAGGTATTTTGATGAAAGAAACAAAATCTCAAGAAATAGAGAGAATCAAAAGTGAAAAGAGTGCAGTAGATGTCTTAGCAGACATCTACTTGTACGCTGTACTAGGTGAACCTGTAAGCGATGATGACATACAAAGAT contains these protein-coding regions:
- a CDS encoding phosphoadenylyl-sulfate reductase; protein product: MEIINKLNEELKDVSTLEVIEYFLKEYKDKIALASSLGAEDQVLTDMILKTDKDAKIFTLDTGRLNPETYNVMDATNLKYSVKLDVYFPKLENVENLYKTQGVNGHFESIDNRKNCCKIRKIEPLKRALKGLDVWFTGLRSSQSVTREEMKLVEWDEAFGLIKVNPLINWSEDDVWTYIKENSVPYNKLHDQGYPSIGCAPCTRAVKDGEDIRAGRWWWENPEHKECGLHKK
- a CDS encoding DUF2061 domain-containing protein, translated to MHEKPYRSIVKSLSWRTLGTMDTMIISYFITGNFVMAASIGSIEVFTKMVLYYFHERAWNKIPLGRIEPTQNDYQI
- the cysD gene encoding sulfate adenylyltransferase subunit CysD — its product is MLDTKRLTHLKQLEAESIHIIREVVAEFNNPAMLYSIGKDSAVMLHLAIKAFAPAKLPFPLLHVDTTWKFKEMIEFRDKRAKELGVELLVHINQDGVKQGVGPFTHGSAVHTDIMKTQGLKQALNKYKFDAVFGGARRDEEKSRAKERIYSFRDKNHRWDPKNQRPELWNIYNGRVHKDESIRVFPLSNWTELDIWQYIYLEQIPIVPLYFAKKRPVVVKDGVKIMVDDDRMPIEEGEEIKEEMVRFRTLGCYPLTGAVDSSATTLPEIIQEMLLTKTSERQGRVIDQDQAGSMEKKKIEGYF
- the cysN gene encoding sulfate adenylyltransferase subunit CysN translates to MSHQSDLIESNIEQYLKEHENKELLKFITCGSVDDGKSTLIGRLLHDSKMIFEDQLAAIKRDSKKTNTTDKEFDLALLVDGLQSEREQGITIDVAYRYFSTDKRKFIIADTPGHEQYTRNMATGASTADLAIILIDARYGVQTQTKRHSFITKLLGIKNIVVAVNKMDLVDFSEDRFNEIKKDYVEFAKELGLENIILVPISALNGDNVVNRSKLSPWYKGETLMSTLETIEISKDRDLAHFRMPVQYVNRPNLDFRGFCGTIASGVISVGDEITVLPSGKTSKVKEIVTYEGNLEYAYVEQAITLTLEDEIDISRGDIIVKSDEQPNHASSLDVDVVWMSDEPLTKGKSYYIKRATTFTSGSVESFYYKTDVNTLEKDENASVLNLNEIAHVKLNLEQEVAFDSYEKNKTMGSFIIIDRITNNTVGAGMIRNKSKEQSKTESNYSDFEIEFNALVRKHFPHWDAKVIK